Part of the candidate division KSB1 bacterium genome is shown below.
AAAAGATATTCGCCTAGATTTTCAAAAATTACGAACTGTTGTGGCTTGCAGTGAGGATGTTATTCCAGTAATCGCTCAGGATACTAAGAGTGGGCGTGTTTTGATTGTGGGCTATGCCAATCAGATGGCACTGGAGAAAACATTGAAGAGTGGGAAGGCGACGTTTTGGTCCACCTCTCGGGATGAGCTGTGGGTGAAGGGGGAGTCATCTGGGGATGTGTTGCTTGTGGACGAGGTTCGGGTGAATTGTGAGCAGAATGCCTTGCTCTATTTGTGCCGGCTTCGGGGTGAAGGGGCGTGTCATACCCGAAATTCGGACGGGAAGGCCCGACTATCTTGTTTTTATCGCCGAATTGACGGGGATGCGTTGACCTTTGTAGATGAGTAGCTGATGTCGAAAACCATTTTATTGGTGGACGGGTTTTCATTGGCTTATAGGGCCTTTTATTCCTATCCGTTAACGCTGACTCTATCGGATGGGCAGCCCATTAATGCTGTTTATGGATTTTCGGCCCTTCTCATGAGTGGTATTGAGGAATTTAAGCCCGATTATGTGTCTGTTTGTTTTTATCGGAAGGAACCCACCTATCGGCATCAGATTTACAAAGAGTATAAATCCCACCGCCCACCCCCCCCAGAGGAGTTTTCAACCCAGGTCCCGTTGCTTCGTGACATCTTGGAAAAGATGGCGATTCCCTCGATTGATATGGCCGGGTATGAGGCGGACGATTTGATGGGGACGCTGTCAAAGAAGGCAGAAGCAGAGGGCCTAAACTGTGTGATTATGACGGGGGATTTGGATATGCTTCAGGTCGTTACAAAAACCACTCACGTGGTGACCAGTAAGAAGGGAGAGCGCTTCGGTTTGCCCGCGGCGAGGAAGTAACCTCGTCCGGTGGCACCCGAGTCATCGAAGCGCTGATCCTGCTCATTTCCGGAAACGTGGTGGGGGTCGCCGCGGCTACTGATTCCCAGAAGGATCTACACTTGATAGCCCGCTACTACGGTACCCTATTTGGATCAAGCTAATTTGCTCCGACATTGCCGGCGAATGCACTAGTTGCAGGTGCGGATTGTCAACCCTTTTGGCAACGCCGTGGCGGCAGTGCCGCAGGCCCGTTCGAGTTGATGCTGCTTCAGACCTTTGACACCCTGAAGGTTGGCGTCGTCGAGCCGCGTGATGCGCAGAACGGCGTCCTTCAGGATCGCACCTTCGAGGTTAGCGCCGGACAGGTTGGCGCGCTTCATCCGCGCGTTGGTCAGATCGGCCTGTTTCAGCGAAGCCTGGTTCATGTCGGCG
Proteins encoded:
- a CDS encoding phosphoribosyl-AMP cyclohydrolase translates to MSNIDAESGKDIRLDFQKLRTVVACSEDVIPVIAQDTKSGRVLIVGYANQMALEKTLKSGKATFWSTSRDELWVKGESSGDVLLVDEVRVNCEQNALLYLCRLRGEGACHTRNSDGKARLSCFYRRIDGDALTFVDE